Proteins co-encoded in one Synechococcus elongatus PCC 6301 genomic window:
- the apcB gene encoding allophycocyanin subunit beta, with translation MQDAITAVINASDVQGKYLDSSALDRLKSYFQSGELRVRAAATISANSALIVKEAVAKSLLYSDITRPGGNMYTTRRYAACIRDLEYYLRYATYAMLAGDTSILDERVLNGLKETYNSLGVPIGATVQAIQAIKEVTASLVGPDAGREMGVYLDYISSGLS, from the coding sequence ATGCAAGACGCAATTACCGCTGTCATCAATGCTTCTGACGTCCAAGGTAAGTACCTGGACAGCTCAGCCCTCGATCGTCTCAAGAGCTACTTCCAAAGTGGCGAACTGCGCGTCCGTGCTGCAGCCACCATCAGTGCCAACTCGGCTCTGATCGTCAAAGAAGCAGTGGCTAAATCGCTGCTCTACTCAGACATCACCCGTCCCGGCGGCAACATGTACACCACCCGTCGCTATGCTGCTTGCATCCGCGACTTGGAGTACTACCTGCGCTACGCCACCTATGCCATGTTGGCTGGCGATACCTCGATCTTGGATGAGCGCGTGCTCAACGGTCTGAAAGAGACCTACAACAGTCTGGGCGTGCCGATCGGTGCAACCGTCCAAGCGATCCAAGCAATCAAAGAAGTCACTGCTAGCTTGGTCGGCCCCGACGCTGGTCGCGAAATGGGTGTCTACCTCGACTACATCAGCTCCGGCTTGAGCTAA
- a CDS encoding phycobilisome linker polypeptide encodes MRMFRITACLPSPSKIRTQRELQNTFFTKLVPYDAWFREQQRIQKLGGKIIKVELATGRPNTNTGLL; translated from the coding sequence ATGCGGATGTTCCGAATCACCGCTTGCTTGCCCAGCCCCAGCAAAATCCGGACTCAGCGCGAACTGCAAAACACCTTCTTTACGAAGCTCGTTCCATACGATGCTTGGTTTAGAGAGCAGCAGCGCATCCAAAAGCTGGGTGGCAAGATCATCAAGGTTGAATTGGCGACTGGCCGTCCGAATACCAATACCGGACTGCTCTAG
- a CDS encoding FtsW/RodA/SpoVE family cell cycle protein: MSLALPQWLTLVPTATWNRPARLLHWLTFFWLVCGLLILLSASYDLALNESGNGFAYLIRQGVWLILGLLGFSWAIATPIQRFARWAPWGMGLCLVGLALTLVAGATINGASRWLVIGPLQIQPSELMKPCLILQGAVVFGSWFRLSWAQRGFWLAMFLLTLGIILKQPNLSTATLCGSLLWIIALAAGLPLAQLLLTVIGGGAIGVVSVFRNSYQMERILSFLNPWRDPLDKSYQLVQSLLAIGSGGTWGTGYGLSVQKLSYLPIQNTDFIFAVYAEEFGLVGSLLFLLFLCCFGTVGFWVALRSRRVLNQLVATGCTTLLVLQSLLNIGVASGALPTTGLPLPFISYGGNALLSSLFVAGLLIRVALEMDEEIANSPGPTTPLKTIRRRSPA, from the coding sequence ATGAGTCTTGCCCTCCCCCAGTGGCTTACCTTGGTGCCAACGGCAACTTGGAATCGGCCCGCACGACTCTTGCACTGGCTGACTTTTTTTTGGCTCGTCTGCGGGCTCTTGATTTTGTTGTCAGCCTCCTACGACCTGGCGCTGAATGAATCGGGCAATGGCTTTGCCTATTTGATTCGCCAAGGGGTGTGGCTGATTTTGGGCTTGCTGGGGTTTAGCTGGGCGATCGCGACCCCCATTCAGCGTTTTGCCCGCTGGGCACCCTGGGGGATGGGCCTCTGCTTGGTGGGCTTAGCGCTCACTCTCGTTGCCGGTGCGACGATCAACGGGGCTAGCCGGTGGCTCGTGATCGGGCCACTCCAAATCCAGCCTTCAGAACTGATGAAACCCTGCCTAATTTTGCAGGGCGCCGTTGTTTTCGGTAGTTGGTTTCGCCTCAGCTGGGCCCAGCGGGGATTTTGGCTGGCGATGTTCTTGCTGACCCTCGGCATCATTCTCAAGCAACCGAACCTGAGTACAGCAACTCTTTGCGGCAGCCTGCTGTGGATCATTGCGCTTGCTGCCGGTTTACCCCTCGCTCAGCTCCTGTTGACAGTGATTGGCGGCGGCGCAATCGGGGTGGTCAGCGTCTTCCGCAATAGCTACCAAATGGAACGGATTCTCTCCTTCCTCAACCCCTGGCGGGACCCCCTCGACAAGAGCTATCAGCTGGTTCAAAGTCTGCTGGCGATCGGCTCGGGGGGAACTTGGGGTACAGGCTACGGGCTCTCGGTGCAGAAGCTGTCCTACCTGCCAATTCAGAACACCGACTTCATCTTTGCGGTCTATGCCGAAGAGTTTGGCTTGGTTGGCAGCCTGCTGTTCCTGCTCTTTCTTTGCTGCTTCGGAACGGTTGGCTTTTGGGTGGCCCTGCGATCGCGGCGGGTCTTAAATCAGCTTGTGGCCACGGGCTGTACCACGCTGCTAGTCCTGCAATCCTTGCTCAATATCGGGGTAGCTTCGGGTGCTCTGCCAACCACAGGCTTGCCCTTGCCTTTCATCAGCTACGGCGGCAATGCCCTGCTCTCGAGCCTGTTCGTAGCGGGCCTGTTGATCCGTGTGGCACTAGAAATGGATGAGGAAATCGCTAACAGCCCTGGGCCAACCACTCCTCTCAAAACAATACGGCGGCGATCGCCGGCCTAG